A window of Proteus columbae contains these coding sequences:
- a CDS encoding FAD-dependent oxidoreductase produces MSQNVYQFIDLNRVEPTKKPLAIRKIEFVEIYEAFSPQQASAQADRCLGCGNPYCEWKCPVHNYIPNWLKLANEGRIIEAAELSHQTNSLPEICGRVCPQDRLCEGACTLNDDFGAVTIGNIERYINDTALAQGWRPDLSHVTMTDKKVAIIGAGPAGLACADVLIRQGVKPVVYDKHPEIGGLLTFGIPSFKLEKSLMIRRRELFSEMGIEFCLNTEIGKDIALNTLITQYDAVFLGLGTYHSLSGHFPNENADGVYSALPYLIGNTRYLMGYGEDPQTPYIDLKDKNVVILGGGDTAMDCVRTAIRQGANKVTCVYRRDESNMPGSKREVKNAKEEGGEFLFNLQPTDIEVDNQNKVVGIRVIKTQSDKTLTPIEGSEHLLSTDAVILAFGFKPAHYPWLDENNIEYASSGRIIISDNQEIPNQTTNPKVFAGGDIVRGSDLVVTAIAEGREAAEGILQYLSC; encoded by the coding sequence ATGAGTCAGAATGTGTATCAGTTTATCGACTTAAATCGTGTTGAGCCAACTAAAAAACCGTTAGCAATTCGCAAAATTGAGTTTGTTGAAATCTATGAGGCCTTTTCACCACAGCAAGCCTCCGCACAAGCTGATCGCTGTTTAGGTTGCGGGAATCCTTATTGTGAATGGAAATGCCCTGTTCATAATTACATTCCTAATTGGTTAAAGCTGGCAAACGAAGGACGTATTATTGAAGCGGCCGAGCTTTCTCATCAAACAAACAGTTTGCCTGAAATTTGTGGTCGCGTTTGCCCTCAAGATAGGCTTTGTGAAGGCGCCTGCACGCTTAATGATGATTTTGGTGCAGTCACAATTGGTAATATTGAACGTTACATCAATGACACCGCCTTAGCGCAAGGATGGCGCCCCGATCTTTCTCACGTCACAATGACTGATAAAAAAGTTGCGATTATCGGTGCAGGCCCTGCGGGTCTTGCCTGTGCAGATGTTCTTATTCGTCAAGGTGTGAAACCGGTTGTTTATGATAAACATCCAGAAATTGGCGGATTACTTACGTTTGGGATACCCTCTTTTAAACTCGAAAAATCACTGATGATCCGACGCCGCGAATTATTTAGTGAAATGGGTATCGAGTTTTGCCTTAATACGGAAATAGGCAAAGATATCGCCCTAAATACCCTAATAACACAATATGACGCAGTTTTTCTAGGATTGGGCACCTATCACAGTTTAAGCGGTCATTTTCCTAATGAAAATGCTGATGGTGTTTATAGCGCCCTACCTTATTTAATTGGTAATACACGTTATTTAATGGGTTATGGTGAAGATCCTCAAACACCTTATATCGACCTTAAAGATAAAAATGTAGTGATATTAGGCGGTGGCGATACCGCAATGGACTGTGTGCGTACTGCAATTCGACAAGGTGCAAATAAAGTCACTTGTGTTTATCGTCGTGATGAAAGCAATATGCCAGGTTCAAAACGTGAAGTAAAAAACGCCAAAGAAGAAGGTGGCGAATTTTTATTTAATCTTCAACCTACAGATATAGAAGTTGATAATCAAAATAAAGTGGTTGGTATTCGCGTTATTAAAACTCAAAGTGATAAAACATTAACGCCGATTGAAGGAAGTGAGCATTTGTTATCTACTGATGCGGTTATTCTGGCATTTGGCTTTAAACCTGCACATTATCCATGGTTAGATGAAAATAATATTGAATATGCATCTTCAGGCAGAATTATTATTTCAGATAATCAAGAAATACCAAATCAAACAACAAACCCTAAAGTGTTTGCTGGGGGCGATATTGTACGAGGTTCTGATCTTGTGGTAACAGCAATAGCAGAAGGAAGAGAGGCTGCCGAAGGAATATTGCAATATTTATCATGTTAA
- the arcB gene encoding aerobic respiration two-component sensor histidine kinase ArcB — MKLLKGLAQYYVDLMMRLGLIRFSLLLASALVVLAMVVQMAVTFLLAGDVTSIDLVRSIFFGLIITPWAVYFLSVVVEQLEESRRRLSRMVDKLGVMRQRDLELNSQLKENIEQLNLEIQEREKVEKAHLELLEKLKSEMKRRELTQIELEQQSSLLRSFLDASPDLVYYRNEDNEFSGCNRATELLTGKSEKQLIGLTPLDVYDEDIAIKVMETDEKVFRHNVSLTYEQWLVYPDGRKACFELRKVPFYDRIGKRHGLMGFGRDITERKRYQDALENASRDKTTFISTISHELRTPLNGIVGLSRILLDTELSPEQLNYLKTIHVSAITLGNIFNDVIEMDKIERRKIQLDNQPIDFTEFISDLENLSGLLVQPKGLKFTLEAEETLPHKITSDGTRLRQILWNLIGNAVKFTQEGEIKVRIWQEAPDKLLFEVKDSGIGIPKSELEKIFAMYYQVNDSQGGRSATGTGIGLAVSKRLAQHMGGDIRVESELGEGSTFTLSIVAPAIEEHHDIESDDELLLPALNILLVEDIELNVIVACSVLEKLGNTVDVAMTGQEALSMFKPDEYDLVLLDIQLPDMTGFDISRKLRQEFDSNELPPLIALTANVLKDKKEYLDAGMNDVLSKPLSVDALTAIINKFWGDGAVSMPCNDPSELLNKNEELLDIDMLNQYIELVGPQLITDGLDVFEKMMPSYMSVLESNLTARDQKGITEEGHKIKGAAGSIGLKHLQQLAKQIQSPELPAWWDNVQEWVDELGKDWRKDIESLRNWLADARKK; from the coding sequence ATGAAATTGCTCAAAGGGCTTGCCCAATACTACGTTGACTTAATGATGAGGCTGGGGCTAATTCGCTTCTCATTGTTGTTAGCTTCTGCATTAGTTGTTTTAGCGATGGTTGTTCAAATGGCGGTGACATTCTTGCTTGCAGGTGATGTTACCAGTATTGACCTTGTTCGCTCTATTTTCTTTGGGCTGATCATTACGCCTTGGGCTGTCTATTTTCTCTCTGTTGTGGTTGAACAACTTGAAGAATCACGACGCCGTTTATCTCGTATGGTGGATAAACTAGGTGTAATGCGCCAGCGCGACTTAGAGCTTAACTCTCAATTAAAAGAGAATATTGAGCAATTAAACTTGGAAATTCAAGAGCGTGAAAAAGTTGAAAAAGCACACCTTGAACTACTAGAAAAACTAAAAAGTGAAATGAAGCGTCGTGAATTGACGCAAATCGAGCTTGAACAGCAATCCTCACTTTTACGCTCATTCCTAGATGCCTCTCCTGACTTAGTTTATTACCGTAATGAAGATAATGAATTTTCAGGATGTAACCGTGCGACGGAATTACTGACAGGTAAAAGTGAAAAGCAACTTATCGGTTTAACACCACTTGATGTGTATGACGAAGATATTGCGATAAAAGTGATGGAAACGGATGAAAAAGTCTTCCGTCATAATGTGTCGCTCACTTATGAGCAGTGGTTAGTTTATCCTGATGGCCGCAAGGCTTGTTTTGAACTACGAAAAGTGCCGTTTTATGATCGTATTGGTAAACGTCATGGCTTAATGGGCTTTGGACGTGACATTACAGAGCGTAAGCGCTATCAAGACGCGTTAGAGAACGCGAGCCGTGATAAAACCACCTTTATCTCAACAATCAGCCATGAATTGCGTACACCGCTAAATGGTATTGTTGGATTAAGTCGTATCTTATTGGATACCGAGCTTTCACCAGAACAACTCAATTACTTAAAAACGATCCATGTGAGTGCGATTACGTTAGGGAATATTTTTAATGACGTGATTGAGATGGACAAAATTGAGCGTAGAAAAATTCAGTTAGATAACCAGCCAATTGACTTTACTGAATTTATTTCTGATTTAGAAAACCTGTCTGGATTGTTAGTACAGCCAAAAGGATTGAAATTCACACTCGAAGCCGAAGAAACGCTACCGCATAAGATAACCTCTGATGGGACTCGATTACGCCAGATCTTATGGAATCTCATTGGTAATGCTGTGAAGTTTACTCAAGAAGGTGAAATCAAAGTGCGTATTTGGCAAGAAGCGCCAGATAAGTTGTTATTTGAAGTGAAAGATAGCGGAATTGGTATTCCAAAAAGTGAGCTTGAGAAGATCTTTGCTATGTACTATCAAGTCAATGATAGTCAAGGTGGTCGTTCTGCAACGGGAACGGGTATCGGACTTGCTGTCTCAAAACGCCTAGCACAGCATATGGGCGGCGATATTCGTGTTGAGAGTGAGTTAGGTGAGGGTTCTACCTTTACGCTCTCTATCGTCGCTCCTGCGATTGAAGAGCACCACGATATCGAAAGTGATGATGAACTCTTATTACCTGCTTTAAATATTCTGCTTGTTGAAGATATAGAACTTAACGTGATTGTTGCCTGCTCTGTTTTAGAAAAATTGGGTAATACCGTTGATGTGGCAATGACAGGGCAAGAAGCGCTATCGATGTTTAAGCCTGATGAATATGACTTAGTGCTACTAGACATTCAATTACCTGATATGACTGGCTTCGATATTTCAAGAAAATTACGTCAAGAATTCGACAGTAATGAACTTCCTCCTCTTATCGCTTTAACAGCAAATGTTTTGAAAGACAAAAAAGAGTATTTGGATGCGGGAATGAATGATGTGCTAAGTAAACCACTTTCTGTGGATGCACTTACCGCGATTATCAACAAATTCTGGGGTGATGGTGCGGTTTCTATGCCATGTAATGATCCATCGGAATTGTTGAATAAAAATGAAGAATTATTAGATATAGACATGCTGAATCAATACATCGAACTTGTCGGACCTCAATTAATCACTGATGGTCTAGATGTTTTTGAAAAGATGATGCCAAGTTATATGTCAGTCCTTGAATCTAACCTAACAGCGCGTGATCAGAAGGGCATCACTGAGGAAGGACATAAAATCAAAGGTGCAGCAGGTTCTATTGGTTTAAAACATTTACAGCAACTCGCTAAACAGATCCAATCACCGGAATTACCTGCTTGGTGGGACAATGTACAAGAGTGGGTCGATGAGCTAGGGAAGGATTGGAGAAAGGATATAGAAAGTTTAAGAAACTGGTTGGCAGACGCTAGAAAAAAATAA
- the mtgA gene encoding monofunctional biosynthetic peptidoglycan transglycosylase produces the protein MVLVRKLKKLLIILIALWLLTVVLFSFLPVPFSAVMVQRQISAWSEFDFSYVSHSTWVSEKEIASVMYLAVIASEDQNFPKHWGFDFDAIEKVFKKNHNNGKTLRGASTISQQTVKNLFLWDGRSWIRKGLETGMTPVVELIWSKKRILTVYLNIVEFGDGIFGVEQASQYYFRKPAKQLTSHEAALLAAVLPNPHIYHVNKPSAYTLKRQQWILNQMRLMGGIAFLKKNNL, from the coding sequence ATGGTACTGGTGAGAAAGTTAAAAAAACTATTAATTATTTTAATTGCTTTATGGCTGTTAACAGTTGTGCTGTTTTCTTTTTTACCTGTGCCTTTTTCTGCTGTTATGGTTCAAAGACAAATTTCTGCTTGGAGTGAGTTTGATTTCTCTTATGTATCACATTCCACTTGGGTAAGTGAAAAAGAGATAGCTTCTGTGATGTATTTAGCCGTTATTGCTTCTGAAGATCAAAATTTTCCCAAACATTGGGGCTTCGATTTTGATGCTATTGAGAAAGTTTTCAAAAAAAATCATAACAACGGGAAAACATTACGTGGTGCATCGACTATTTCTCAGCAAACGGTCAAAAATCTCTTTTTATGGGATGGTCGTAGTTGGATAAGAAAAGGGCTTGAGACGGGAATGACGCCAGTTGTCGAGCTTATTTGGTCAAAAAAACGTATTTTAACGGTGTATCTGAATATTGTTGAATTTGGTGATGGGATCTTCGGTGTAGAGCAGGCTTCTCAATACTATTTTAGAAAGCCAGCGAAACAACTTACAAGCCATGAAGCTGCATTATTAGCCGCAGTATTGCCTAACCCGCATATTTATCACGTAAATAAACCTTCTGCTTATACCTTAAAACGGCAACAGTGGATCTTAAATCAGATGCGACTAATGGGGGGAATAGCCTTTTTAAAGAAAAATAATTTGTAA
- a CDS encoding AraC family transcriptional regulator, with protein MEYKHILSSNQMSLKTFYIENPMIAMVSGAKGTICINGQTIDVSSHLTLIIPKYSQVSCDIVSQFTHKSIELHTLVLCETELQSVFSLLKPLIKSSSPLTSHLPSYHLSTPEVIKSNFGILKQCLPLPHGSPSQETMFMQQCLFFILMAVHQAGVDILNIFRFNYDEPKNQAITHLITQDPQRKWHLEDVAKTLFTTPSTLRRHLNKEGVSFCQLLLDVRMGIALNYLTFSNYSVFQISHRCGFGSNAYFCDAFKRKYGMTPSQFRIQSRQANDPSTINKMSEKIAEPESKVFPTL; from the coding sequence ATGGAATACAAACACATCCTGTCCTCTAACCAAATGTCTTTAAAAACGTTTTACATCGAAAACCCGATGATAGCGATGGTTAGTGGCGCAAAAGGTACAATTTGCATCAATGGGCAAACTATTGATGTATCAAGCCATTTAACGCTTATTATTCCGAAATACAGTCAAGTTTCTTGCGATATTGTCAGCCAATTTACGCATAAATCTATTGAACTACACACGCTTGTGTTATGTGAAACAGAGCTTCAATCGGTTTTCTCTTTACTAAAACCTTTAATTAAATCTAGCTCGCCACTCACAAGCCACCTTCCTTCTTACCATTTATCAACTCCTGAAGTGATAAAAAGTAATTTTGGAATTTTAAAACAGTGTTTACCGCTACCACATGGCTCTCCATCACAAGAAACCATGTTTATGCAGCAGTGCTTATTCTTTATTTTAATGGCGGTACATCAGGCAGGTGTGGATATTCTAAATATCTTTCGTTTTAACTATGATGAGCCGAAAAATCAGGCCATTACACACCTGATAACACAAGATCCACAGCGAAAATGGCATTTAGAAGATGTCGCAAAAACATTGTTTACGACGCCATCGACATTACGTCGGCATTTAAATAAAGAAGGGGTTTCATTCTGCCAATTGCTATTAGATGTCAGAATGGGGATCGCTTTAAACTACCTCACATTCTCTAATTACTCGGTATTTCAAATCAGCCATCGTTGTGGATTTGGAAGCAATGCTTATTTTTGTGATGCATTTAAACGTAAATATGGCATGACACCGTCACAGTTTCGCATTCAATCTCGTCAAGCTAATGATCCATCGACGATAAACAAAATGTCAGAAAAAATCGCAGAGCCAGAAAGTAAAGTGTTTCCGACCTTATAA
- the gltB gene encoding glutamate synthase large subunit, which produces MLYQKTQEKDNCGFGLIAHIEGQASHKIVRNAIHGLARMQHRGAILSDGKTGDGCGLLLQKPERFFQLVAQEKGWHLAKNYAVGMLFLSQDPNIAKQCRLIVEEELQRETLSIVGWRKVPINTDILGSIALSSLPLIEQVFVNAPAGWRISDIERRLFIARRRIEKRITDNDFYICSLSNLVTIYKGLCMAIDLPRFFTDLADLRMESSICLFHQRFSTNTTPRWPLAQPFRYLAHNGEINTITGNRQWARARAYKFHTPLIPDLQSAAPFVNESGSDSSSLDNMLELFLNGGMDIVRAMRLLVPPAWQNNPQMDEDLRAFFDFNSMHMEPWDGPAGIVLSDGRYAACTLDRNGLRPARYVITTDNIITCASEIGIWDYQPDEVREKGRVGPGELMVIDTHQGRILHSAETDEDLKRRHPYKLWLERNVKRLTPFEELPEQQATGQRAFDDTLLATYQKQFAYSQEELESILHVLAENGQEATGSMGDDTPFAVLSQRPRLIYDYFRQKFAQVTNPPIDSLREAHVMSLATCIGREMNVFCEAEGQAHRLSFKSPILLYSDFQQLINQESPYYQSVHLDITYQPTECNLETALRQLCAKAQQEVHRGAVLLVLSDRNITKERLPIPAPMAVGAVQKALVDNNLRCDANIIVETASARDPHHFAVLLGFGATAIYPYLAYESLAQRVDKKILQASYAQVMLNYRNGINKGLYKIMSKMGISTVASYRCSQLFEAVGLNDSVVELCFAGVDNRINGADFSDFEHDLFNLSKRAWLTRYPLEAGGLLKYAHKGEYHAYNPDVVQALQQAVNSGEYAEYQHYASLVQQRPITTLRDMLVLNNKATPISIEEVEPETELFKRFDTAAMSIGALSKEAHEALAQAMNTLGGFSNSGEGGEDPARYGTNKVSRIKQIASGRFGVTPSYLMSADVLQIKVAQGAKPGEGGQLPGDKVTPYIAQLRYAVPGVTLISPPPHHDIYSIEDLAQLIFDLKQINPTALISVKLVSEPGVGTIATGVAKAYADLITIAGYDGGTGASPLTSVKYAGSPWELGLVETQQALVANNLRHKIRLQVDGGLKTGLDIIKAAILGAESFGFGTGPMVALGCKYLRICHLNNCAMGVATQDETLRRNHYHGLPERVINYFRFIAQETRELMALLGVRKITDLIGRTDLLSCLEGVTSKQQKLSLGGLLETVTSPIGKALYCQENNETYDKGELNQRIVTQTIEAVEQQKSQTHYFDIRNTDRSVGATLSGIIAKKYGENGLSATPIKLHFTGTAGQSFGVWNAQGLELTLVSDANDYVGKGMAGGRIVISPPVGSAFKNHHATIMGNTCLYGATGGKLYASGLAGERFAVRNSGAIAVVEGVGDNGCEYMTGGIVCVLGKTGINFGAGMTGGFAYLLDEDLTLSQRINTSSIELLPVASFAILAEHLRGMIAEHVRLTGSQQGERLLSQWEYWSQHFKLVKPKSSDVNALLGHPRRSSAELRVQAQ; this is translated from the coding sequence ATGCTCTATCAAAAGACACAGGAAAAAGACAATTGTGGGTTTGGGTTGATTGCACATATTGAAGGGCAAGCCAGCCATAAGATTGTCAGAAATGCCATACATGGTCTTGCCAGAATGCAACATCGTGGTGCGATTCTTTCTGATGGTAAAACCGGCGATGGATGCGGATTACTCTTACAAAAACCAGAGCGTTTCTTCCAATTAGTTGCACAAGAAAAAGGCTGGCATTTAGCAAAAAATTACGCCGTAGGGATGCTATTTTTAAGCCAAGATCCCAATATTGCCAAACAATGCCGTCTCATCGTTGAAGAAGAGCTACAACGTGAAACACTTTCTATTGTCGGCTGGCGTAAAGTGCCTATTAACACTGATATTTTAGGGAGTATTGCCCTTTCTTCTCTTCCTTTAATCGAACAAGTTTTTGTTAATGCCCCCGCAGGATGGCGGATAAGTGATATTGAGAGACGACTCTTTATTGCCCGCAGACGTATTGAAAAGCGCATTACTGACAATGATTTTTATATTTGTAGTCTTTCTAATTTAGTGACCATCTATAAAGGTCTCTGCATGGCCATTGATTTACCGCGCTTTTTTACCGATCTTGCCGATCTACGCATGGAATCTTCAATTTGTTTATTCCACCAGCGTTTTTCAACTAACACCACACCAAGATGGCCTCTTGCACAACCTTTTCGCTATCTTGCTCATAATGGTGAAATAAATACCATTACAGGCAATCGCCAATGGGCAAGAGCGCGTGCCTATAAATTCCATACACCACTTATTCCTGATCTACAAAGTGCAGCGCCTTTTGTGAATGAGAGTGGCTCAGATTCAAGTTCACTCGACAATATGCTAGAACTTTTTCTCAATGGCGGTATGGATATTGTTCGTGCAATGCGATTGTTAGTGCCGCCTGCATGGCAAAATAATCCACAAATGGATGAAGATCTTCGTGCCTTTTTTGATTTTAACTCAATGCATATGGAGCCTTGGGATGGCCCCGCAGGCATTGTATTATCAGATGGTCGTTACGCTGCGTGTACGCTAGATAGAAACGGTTTACGCCCTGCTCGTTACGTTATTACCACAGATAACATCATCACTTGTGCTTCTGAAATTGGTATTTGGGATTATCAGCCTGATGAAGTGCGAGAAAAAGGACGTGTAGGTCCTGGTGAGCTGATGGTCATTGATACTCATCAGGGGCGTATTTTGCACTCTGCCGAAACCGATGAAGATTTAAAAAGACGCCATCCTTATAAACTGTGGTTAGAGCGCAATGTCAAACGTTTAACGCCCTTTGAAGAGTTACCAGAACAACAAGCTACAGGACAACGTGCCTTTGATGACACTTTATTAGCCACTTATCAAAAACAATTTGCATATAGCCAAGAAGAACTTGAAAGCATTTTGCATGTGCTTGCAGAAAACGGGCAAGAAGCCACAGGATCAATGGGCGATGACACACCATTTGCTGTACTTTCTCAACGCCCTCGGCTTATTTATGACTATTTCAGACAAAAATTTGCGCAAGTAACAAATCCTCCCATAGATTCATTAAGAGAAGCACATGTTATGTCTTTAGCGACCTGCATTGGGCGCGAGATGAATGTGTTTTGCGAAGCGGAAGGTCAAGCTCATCGACTGAGTTTTAAATCGCCTATTTTGCTTTATAGCGATTTCCAACAGCTTATTAATCAAGAAAGTCCTTATTACCAATCTGTTCATCTTGATATCACATATCAACCAACAGAATGCAACCTAGAAACAGCGTTACGCCAATTATGCGCAAAAGCACAACAGGAAGTTCACCGTGGTGCGGTATTATTGGTTTTATCAGATAGAAATATCACTAAAGAGCGATTGCCTATTCCTGCTCCTATGGCAGTTGGAGCGGTACAAAAAGCATTGGTAGATAATAACTTACGCTGTGATGCCAATATTATTGTCGAAACCGCCAGTGCTCGTGATCCTCACCATTTCGCCGTATTACTCGGATTTGGTGCTACCGCTATTTACCCTTACCTTGCTTATGAATCTTTAGCTCAGCGTGTTGATAAAAAAATCCTGCAAGCAAGCTATGCCCAAGTGATGCTTAATTACCGTAACGGCATAAATAAAGGATTGTATAAGATCATGTCCAAAATGGGCATTTCAACCGTAGCTTCTTACCGTTGCTCTCAACTTTTTGAAGCGGTGGGATTAAATGATAGCGTTGTCGAGCTCTGTTTTGCGGGCGTTGATAATCGGATTAATGGCGCTGACTTTAGTGATTTTGAACACGACTTATTCAATCTATCTAAACGAGCTTGGTTAACCCGTTACCCTTTAGAGGCGGGGGGATTATTGAAATATGCGCATAAAGGGGAATATCACGCCTACAATCCTGATGTCGTTCAAGCACTACAACAAGCGGTAAATAGCGGGGAATATGCCGAGTATCAGCATTATGCTAGTCTGGTACAACAACGCCCAATAACCACATTGCGCGATATGCTAGTCCTCAATAACAAGGCAACGCCTATCTCGATTGAAGAAGTCGAACCTGAAACAGAATTATTTAAACGCTTTGATACCGCCGCAATGTCAATTGGTGCCTTAAGCAAAGAAGCTCATGAAGCCCTTGCGCAAGCGATGAATACGTTGGGCGGATTTTCAAATTCAGGCGAAGGCGGTGAAGATCCGGCTCGTTACGGTACTAATAAAGTCTCACGCATTAAACAAATTGCCTCGGGTCGTTTTGGCGTGACGCCTTCTTATCTAATGAGTGCAGATGTTTTGCAAATCAAAGTCGCACAAGGAGCAAAACCCGGTGAAGGAGGACAACTTCCCGGCGATAAAGTCACCCCTTATATTGCGCAATTACGCTACGCTGTTCCTGGTGTTACTTTAATATCACCGCCACCTCATCACGATATATATTCTATTGAAGATTTAGCACAGCTTATTTTCGACTTAAAACAGATCAATCCCACTGCACTGATTTCTGTAAAACTCGTATCAGAGCCTGGTGTGGGTACCATTGCTACTGGTGTTGCCAAAGCCTACGCGGATTTGATAACCATTGCAGGTTATGACGGAGGTACAGGTGCAAGTCCTTTAACTTCTGTAAAATATGCAGGTAGTCCGTGGGAATTAGGTTTAGTGGAAACCCAACAAGCGCTGGTGGCAAACAATCTTCGTCATAAAATTCGTTTACAAGTCGATGGCGGATTAAAAACAGGACTCGATATTATTAAAGCGGCGATTTTGGGCGCAGAGAGTTTTGGTTTTGGTACAGGTCCTATGGTCGCGTTAGGCTGTAAATACTTGCGTATTTGTCATTTAAATAATTGCGCAATGGGTGTTGCAACTCAAGATGAAACGCTACGTCGTAACCATTATCACGGATTACCTGAACGTGTTATTAACTACTTCCGCTTTATTGCACAAGAAACCCGTGAGTTAATGGCATTGCTTGGAGTACGAAAAATTACCGACTTAATCGGTCGTACCGATCTGCTTTCTTGTTTAGAAGGTGTGACGAGCAAACAGCAAAAACTCTCATTAGGCGGATTACTAGAAACAGTGACATCCCCCATAGGTAAAGCCCTTTATTGTCAGGAAAATAATGAAACTTATGATAAAGGTGAATTAAACCAGCGTATTGTTACTCAAACGATTGAAGCCGTTGAACAGCAAAAAAGCCAAACACACTATTTTGATATTCGTAATACAGACCGCTCTGTGGGTGCAACGTTATCTGGCATTATTGCTAAGAAATATGGCGAGAATGGGTTATCTGCAACACCTATAAAACTTCATTTTACGGGCACCGCAGGTCAAAGCTTTGGTGTCTGGAATGCACAAGGCCTTGAATTAACCTTAGTCAGTGATGCAAATGATTATGTTGGTAAAGGTATGGCGGGCGGTCGTATTGTAATTTCACCTCCAGTTGGTTCTGCTTTTAAAAATCATCATGCAACCATTATGGGTAATACGTGCCTTTATGGCGCAACAGGCGGGAAACTGTATGCTTCAGGCTTGGCAGGTGAACGTTTCGCCGTCAGAAACTCTGGTGCGATTGCTGTTGTTGAAGGCGTTGGTGATAACGGCTGTGAATATATGACGGGCGGTATTGTCTGCGTTCTCGGTAAAACAGGGATTAACTTTGGTGCAGGAATGACGGGGGGATTTGCCTATCTATTAGATGAAGACCTCACATTATCGCAACGGATCAACACTTCGTCGATTGAGTTGCTTCCTGTTGCATCCTTTGCCATTCTCGCTGAACATCTACGTGGCATGATTGCAGAACATGTCAGACTAACAGGCTCACAGCAAGGAGAAAGATTACTTTCACAGTGGGAATATTGGTCACAACACTTCAAGTTGGTTAAACCAAAGTCCAGTGATGTCAATGCGTTGCTTGGTCATCCTCGTCGTTCATCTGCTGAATTACGCGTTCAGGCACAATAG
- the elbB gene encoding isoprenoid biosynthesis glyoxalase ElbB produces the protein MKSIAVILSGCGVFDGSEIHESVLTMLALSQNNAEVHYFSPNDLQPTVINHITGEEKSEKRNMMEESSRISRGKISPLSEAKAENFDAVIIPGGFGAAKNLCNFATKGSDCEINKDLLRFVQAMHQQNKPLGLICIAPVMLPKMLNSPVKLTIGNDAETARAIEKMGGVHIDCPVDDIVVDEKYRVVTTPAYMLAQSIAQAQVGIEKLVKKVLEMA, from the coding sequence ATGAAATCAATTGCGGTAATTTTAAGTGGCTGTGGTGTATTCGATGGGAGCGAAATCCATGAATCAGTGCTCACAATGCTTGCTTTAAGCCAAAATAATGCTGAAGTTCATTATTTTTCACCTAATGATTTGCAACCAACTGTAATTAATCATATTACAGGTGAGGAAAAATCAGAAAAAAGGAATATGATGGAAGAATCCTCTCGTATTTCTCGTGGAAAAATCTCCCCTTTATCAGAGGCAAAGGCTGAAAACTTTGATGCTGTCATTATTCCTGGTGGCTTTGGTGCCGCGAAGAATTTATGCAATTTCGCAACAAAAGGGAGTGACTGTGAAATTAACAAAGATCTCTTAAGATTTGTACAAGCGATGCATCAGCAAAATAAGCCATTAGGGTTAATATGTATTGCGCCTGTAATGTTACCAAAAATGTTAAATTCTCCAGTAAAATTAACAATTGGAAATGACGCAGAAACAGCTCGTGCAATTGAAAAGATGGGCGGCGTCCATATAGATTGCCCGGTTGATGATATTGTTGTTGATGAAAAATATCGTGTTGTCACAACTCCTGCGTATATGCTTGCACAATCTATTGCACAAGCACAGGTAGGTATTGAGAAACTAGTTAAGAAAGTCCTTGAGATGGCATAA